The Taeniopygia guttata chromosome 22, bTaeGut7.mat, whole genome shotgun sequence genome has a window encoding:
- the PPP2R2A gene encoding serine/threonine-protein phosphatase 2A 55 kDa regulatory subunit B alpha isoform isoform X2, producing MAGAGGGNDIQWCFSQVKGAVDDDVAEADIISTVEFNHSGELLATGDKGGRVVIFQQEQENKTQSHSRGEYNVYSTFQSHEPEFDYLKSLEIEEKINKIRWLPQKNAAQFLLSTNDKTIKLWKISERDKRPEGYNLKEEDGRYRDPTTVTTLRVPVFRPMDLMVEASPRRIFANAHTYHINSISINSDYETYLSADDLRINLWHLEITDRSFNIVDIKPANMEELTEVITAAEFHPNSCSTFVYSSSKGTIRLCDMRASALCDRHSKLFEEPEDPSNRSFFSEIISSISDVKFSHSGRYMMTRDYLSVKIWDLNMENRPVETYQVHEYLRSKLCSLYENDCIFDKFECCWNGSDSIVMTGSYNNFFRMFDRNTKRDITLEASRENNKPRTVLKPRKVCASGKRKKDEISVDSLDFNKKILHTAWHPKENIIAVATTNNLYIFQDKMN from the exons CGGATATAATTTCTACAGTAGAATTTAACCATTCTGGAGAGTTGTTAGCAACAGGAGACAAGGGAGGGAGAGTTGTCATCTTTcaacaggagcaggag AACAAAACCCAGTCTCACAGTAGGGGAGAATACAATGTTTACAGTACCTTTCAAAGCCATGAACCAGAGTTTGACTACTTGAAAAGTTTAGAAATTGAAGAGAAGATCAACAAAATTAGGTGGTTACCCCAGAAAAATGCTGCTCAGTTTTTATTGTCTACAAATG ATAAAACAATAAAGTTATGGAAAATCAGTGAAAGGGACAAAAGACCCGAGGGTTATAATTTAAAGGAGGAGGATGGACGGTATAGGGATCCTACTACAGTTACAACACTACGG GTGCCAGTGTTCAGGCCTATGGACCTCATGGTGGAAGCCAGCCCACGAAGGATATTTGCCAATGCCCACACGTATCACATCAATTCCATCTCCATCAATAGTGACTATGAAACTTACCTGTCTGCAGATGACCTGCGGATCAACCTGTGGCACCTAGAAATCACAGACAGAAGTTTTA ATATTGTAGATATCAAGCCTGCCAACATGGAGGAGCTGACAGAGGTGATCACAGCTGCAGAGTTCCACCCCAACAGCTGCAGCACGTTTGTCTACAGCAGCAGTAAAGGCACAATTCGCCTGTGTGACATGAGGGCATCAGCCCTCTGTGACAGACATTCAAAGT TGTTTGAAGAACCAGAAGATCCTAGCAACAGatcatttttctctgaaataatcTCTTCCATATCTGATGTCAAATTTAGCCACAGTGGTCGATATATGATGACTAGAGATTATCTGTCAGTGAAGATCTGGGatttaaatatggaaaataGACCTGTGGAAACATACCAG GTGCATGAATACCTCAGAAGTAAACTCTGCTCACTGTATGAGAACGATTGCATTTTTGACAAGTTTGAATGCTGTTGGAATGGATCAGACAG CATTGTCATGACAGGGTCTTACAACAACTTCTTCAGGATGTTTGACAGAAACACCAAGCGAGACATCACCTTGGAGGCGTCCCGGGAGAACAACAAGCCCCGCACGGTGCTGAAGCCGCGCAAGGTGTGCGCCAGCGGCAAGAGGAAGAAGGACGAGATCAGTGTCGACAGCTTAGACTTCAACAAGAAGATCCTGCATACAGCCTGGCACCCCAAGGAGAACATCATTGCTGTAGCTACCACAAACAACTTGTATATATTTCAAGACAAGATGAATTAG